The following are encoded in a window of Colletotrichum lupini chromosome 3, complete sequence genomic DNA:
- a CDS encoding ubiquitin-conjugating enzyme produces MSVSYPAIGRDTKLTRYVLFHPEAEHHCQSGNDIVANIITNLDTLSAISATSIRPLPPSKAPPFSYFSRAYNLEGSRFPLGKAHRSPTQTQSQHQHSRIHNQHAISPIMSSKRIAKELTEVTTTPPTGMTITLARDSDLHAWHVSLTGPENTPYAGGTFAVLVDLPKDYPFKAPVVKFATRIYHPNITNDANGNICLGMLKSENWKPATKLAAVLEAVRSLLVEPLPDDPLEARIADEFKNNRPEFEKNAKQYVTRYAKGPASFAASEAPAK; encoded by the exons ATGAGTGTAAG CTACCCCGCCATCGGCCGAGACACCAAGCTGACTAGGTACGTACTTTTCCACCCCGAAGCAGAACACCACTGCCAATCTGGAAACGACATCGTCGCCAACATCATCACCAACCTCGACACTCTGTCTGCCATTTCTGCTACCAGTATCCGGC CTCTTCCACCCTCCAAAGCCCCACCATTCAGCTATTTTTCGAGAGCTTACAACCTTGAGGGTTCCCGGTTCCCACTCGGCAAAGCTCACCGATCACCTACCCAAACTCAGTCCCAGCATCAACACTCCAGAATACACAACCAACACGCAATATCGCCCATCATGTCGAGCAAGCGCATCGCCAAG GAACTAACCGAAGTCACCACCACCCCTCCCACGGGCATGACAATCACCCTCGCCCGCGACTCCGACCTCCACGCCTGGCACGTCTCCCTCACCGGCCCCGAAAACACCCCCTACGCAGGCGGCACCTTTGCCGTCCTCGTCGACCTCCCTAAGGACTACCCCTTCAAGGCCCCCGTCGTCAAGTTCGCCACCCGCATCTACCATCCCAACATCACAAACGACGCCAACGGCAACATCTGCCTCGGCATGCTCAAATCCGAAAACTGGAAGCCCGCCACCAAGCTCGCCGCCGTCCTCGAGGCCGTCCGCTCCCTCCTCGTTGAACCCCTGCCCGACGACCCCCTCGAGGCCCGCATCGCCGACGAGTTCAAGAATAACCGCCCCGAGTTTGAGAAGAATGCAAAGCAGTACGTCACGCGCTACGCAAAGGGCCCGGCTAGCTTTGCCGCCTCTGAAGCGCCTGCCAAATGA
- a CDS encoding TBC domain-containing protein gives MTLMAMAADSGHPDAQITPGAMADQDPTVQRQNSMKHRQFGIYASRRTHPKPISTSDVPERPNSDFPAAYPPHAHPLPTSPPRWDSLANNSSNFGMQQNSTNPQSQPQSPRRPTYDSAQHYPSSPTFPSLAPRPGHDLDDDLSADEWTSRAARSIRSPIPYDEDDRSSIDTMQVDNFSRPRRPSIKQPIQDSYRPRATYSPSEPRSDPNSHHQAWPRPRGQSGSSARSASTFASIPASGGDLYEPRAPSRLRSAPPPSGLTRPPMAYGRVDSSSSGLSTYAREAPWMSGEDEMRSSYRSQMTASSAQGTYVTERSSVLTKNSSIPSLYANGEELSVDDVMGMYEKGFRDDSSPEDHDDDDVRPVPAAEINRRNTRMLEALSQPLTAAAATSLTVPTSDTIVRESTEMFRVSEYPASLPKELGLTDYDRNDDNKDTNEKRDSAKSLQADTPATPPQLNSPSTSSGRTAVDLEPVEIEDPGARDRYGFKKANQHITRKQYDAWDKGYSDYLDRRRKKWTTFMKESGLMTNQPERFPPHSAKAKRFVRKGIPPEWRGAAWFYYAGGPAILAKHSGLYDTLLQKKAKDIDVEAIERDLHRTFPDNVKFKPASMASKPNTEPTRDIQSTDDSESDAKNEPVIITSLRRVLHAFAIYNPRIGYCQSLNFLAGLLLLFMDSEEKAFWLLNVITRLYLPGTHEMSLEGSKVDLGVLMNAIRESMPAVWAKIGDDMEGDPNAARPAKPVKKPRVRRKNQPSISSNRLPPITLCMTAWFMSCFIGTLPIESTLRVWDVIFYEGSKTLFRIALAIFKLGENEVRSVTDPMEMFSVIQAMPRKLLDANALMEACFKRRNGFGHISQDTIDTQREERRVKVQTEHQRAATYAGAVDSANATEAEGEVRRKGTIFGRRRLGRSAEVS, from the coding sequence ATGACCCTCATGGCCATGGCAGCGGACTCTGGCCATCCCGACGCCCAGATCACCCCCGGAGCCATGGCGGATCAGGACCCTACCGTCCAGCGCCAGAATAGCATGAAGCATCGCCAATTCGGTATTTATGCTTCAAGGCGGACCCATCCGAAACCCATCTCAACTTCTGACGTTCCAGAGCGTCCCAACTCCGACTTCCCAGCAGCCTACCCACCACATGCACATCCCTTGCCCACGTCCCCTCCTCGCTGGGACTCGCTCGCCAATAACTCGAGCAATTTTGGGATGCAACAAAACTCGACGAACCCCCAGTCGCAGCCTCAATCCCCTCGACGTCCTACCTATGATTCCGCCCAGCACTACCCCTCCTCCCCTACGTTCCCCTCGCTGGCACCGAGGCCGGGTCATGACCTTGACGACGACTTGAGCGCCGACGAATGGACAAGCAGAGCCGCTCGCTCGATCAGATCCCCGATCCCGTACGACGAAGACGACCGTTCCTCGATCGACACCATGCAGGTCGACAACTTCTCTCGCCCGAGAAGGCCGAGCATCAAGCAACCGATACAAGACTCATACCGACCTCGGGCCACATACTCTCCTTCAGAGCCGCGTTCTGACCCCAATTCGCACCATCAAGCATGGCCGCGGCCACGGGGTCAGTCCGGATCATCTGCAAGGTCGGCCTCGACGTTTGCCTCGATTCCAGCATCGGGAGGTGACCTCTATGAACCTCGCGCCCCCTCTCGTCTACGAAGTGCCCCGCCTCCGTCAGGCCTCACCCGTCCTCCAATGGCCTACGGTCGTGTCGACAGCTCGAGCTCTGGCCTATCTACATATGCCAGGGAGGCACCATGGATGAGTGGTGAAGACGAGATGAGATCGAGTTACAGATCTCAGATGACTGCGTCCAGTGCACAGGGAACGTACGTGACGGAAAGAAGCAGTGTTCTCACCAAGAATAGCTCGATTCCATCGCTGTACGCTAACGGGGAGGAACTTAGTGTCGACGACGTTATGGGGATGTACGAAAAGGGCTTCCGAGATGACTCGAGCCCCGAAGaccacgacgacgacgacgtgcGTCCCGTTCCGGCGGCGGAGATCAACAGGCGGAACACGAGAATGTTGGAGGCTCTGAGTCAACCATTGACCGCAGCCGCCGCTACCTCATTGACTGTCCCGACTTCGGACACAATTGTTCGCGAATCGACCGAGATGTTCAGGGTATCCGAATACCCAGCATCTTTGCCAAAGGAGCTCGGCTTGACGGACTATGATCGAAACGACGATAATAAAGATACTAATGAGAAGCGAGACTCTGCGAAGTCTCTCCAGGCCGACACACCAGCTACGCCACCGCAGCTGAACAGCCCATCAACCTCTTCTGGGCGAACGGCCGTAGATCTCGAGCCGGTCGAGATCGAGGACCCAGGCGCGCGAGACCGATATGGCTTCAAGAAGGCCAACCAACACATCACCAGGAAACAGTATGATGCCTGGGACAAGGGTTACTCTGACTACCTCGACCGACGGCGCAAGAAATGGACTACGTTCATGAAGGAAAGTGGACTGATGACGAACCAACCTGAACGATTCCCTCCCCATAGTGCGAAGGCGAAACGTTTTGTGCGGAAAGGCATTCCGCCGGAGTGGAGAGGTGCTGCCTGGTTTTACTATGCAGGAGGCCCCGCCATTTTGGCAAAACATTCAGGTCTATACGATACTCTCCTGCAGAAGAAGGCTAAAGACATCGACGTCGAGGCTATTGAGCGAGATCTTCACCGGACATTCCCGGACAACGTCAAGTTCAAGCCTGCAAGCATGGCGTCGAAGCCAAACACGGAACCAACTCGGGACATTCAGTCAACGGACGACTCCGAGAGCGATGCCAAGAATGAGCCTGTGATTATCACTTCCCTGAGACGGGTCCTGCACGCATTTGCTATTTACAACCCACGCATCGGATACTGCCAAAGTCTCAACTTCCTCGCTGGCCTGCTCCTTCTGTTCATGGACTCGGAAGAAAAGGCCTTCTGGCTGTTGAATGTCATCACTCGCCTATACCTACCCGGCACCCACGAGATGAGCCTCGAAGGCTCCAAGGTGGACCTTGGTGTCTTGATGAATGCCATTAGGGAGTCCATGCCTGCTGTCTGGGCCAAGATTGGCGACGATATGGAAGGGGACCCGAACGCAGCGAGGCCGGCAAAGCCAGTGAAAAAGCCGAGGGTCAGAAGAAAGAACCAACCCAGCATCTCGTCCAACCGTCTCCCCCCCATCACACTTTGCATGACGGCGTGGTTTATGAGCTGTTTCATTGGCACCCTGCCTATTGAGAGCACATTGCGTGTATGGGACGTCATCTTTTACGAAGGCTCCAAGACTCTTTTCCGCATTGCCTTGGCTATCTTCAAGCTTGGAGAAAACGAGGTTCGATCTGTCACGGATCCCATGGAGATGTTTTCCGTGATCCAGGCTATGCCTCGCAAGCTGCTGGACGCCAATGCACTAATGGAGGCTTGTTTCAAGCGCCGCAACGGTTTTGGGCACATCAGCCAAGATACAATCGATACGCAGCGGGAAGAACGGCGTGTAAAAGTCCAGACGGAGCATCAAAGAGCCGCCACGTACGCAGGCGCTGTGGACAGCGCCAACGCTACGGAAGCCGAAGGCGAGGTCCGTAGAAAAGGCACCATTTTTGGACGTAGGAGGCTGGGCAGATCAGCAGAGGTATCGTGA
- a CDS encoding breast cancer protein has protein sequence MSRLGSWFRSAGKVSSNASPAASSVNLSSKELSAKEMADIEEAMVAAAFIMNDDIDGAEERLRKGDSAFHQLGLAMTTFLRSVLGFEKEVMNEASKRLADTEAKAWADYKKAERDATSSRIYAPGTEFLLIHAESQLMAAVVAVLHESLTEALKGFYKLRKAFVTLDSIMMQEAKALEKDKNKADPPPLRQRMSEEKMPGSFDDEEFADLERKSDSDIEFVDASEVSKSGAVTPAEKKVNGSATLEAPAQDLAALSLDSGTSTPSGDAKLAPLQVSSQMADDSDTDSGVFSNPVDAFIHSGANMCFGMLLFMLSMVPPAFSRLLYVVGFRGDRERGVRMLWKSTQFDNLNGAVSGLILLGYYNGLLGQADITPAERDFDADAEMVGYPAQKCEALLASMRTRYPDSRLWRVEEARVLAQQRNLADAIKLLTTGQESKMRQVTALNAFELALAAMSHQDWELMQKTFLRCLELNDWSHTLYYYMAGCAELELYRDAFHAEKKDEDEMRRRKKKAEELFRKAPTTAGRKKFMARQLPFDTFITRKIQKWEERAKEFKVDLADAVCVSPAQEMVSLWNGTKRMNDEELHMSIKSLGWERCTLPAEALEKVKKTPDEASIRSICLAAIYRTLGRFEDARTILQTEVLNADRAAFKGPTKDEYPLPTAHYEMAAVAWFECCQPEKRQAAADEPTDAEGQVKAVADYRKKKMNECQEWLDKVVAWEAFVFDARLGMRVQAALETLKWFKKKNNWA, from the exons ATGAGTAGACTGGGCTCGTGGTTCCGCTCGGCGGGCAAGGTAAGCAGCAATGCGAGCCCGGCCGCGTCGTCAGTCAACCTCTCCTCCAAGGAGCTTTCCGCCAAGGAAATGGCCGATATCGAAGAGGCCATGGTAGCCGCCGCCTTCATCATGAACGACGACATTGACGGCGCCGAGGAACGTCTGCGCAAGGGCGACTCGGCCTTCCACCAGCTGGGCCTGGCCATGACGACGTTCCTCCGCTCCGTGCTCGGGTTCGAAAAGGAGGTCATGAACGAGGCCTCAAAACGGCTGGCCGACACGGAAGCTAAAGCATGGGCGGATTACAAAAAGGCAGAACGGGACGCCACGAGCAGTAGGATCTACGCGCCGGGCACCGAGTTCCTGCTCATCCATGCCGAGTCGCAGCTCATGGCGGCCGTCGTGGCCGTGTTGCACGAGAGTCTGACGGAAGCTCTGAAGGGGTTCTATAAGCTCCGCAAGGCGTTTGTCACCCTTGACAGCATCATGATGCAGGAGGCCAAGGCGCTGGAGAAGGACAAGAACAAGGCTgacccgccgccgctgcggcAACGGATGAGCGAGGAGAAGATGCCCGGCAGCTTTGACGACGAGGAGTTTGCCGACCTGGAGCGCAAGTCCGATAGCGACATCGAGTTTGTAGACGCCAGCGAGGTCTCCAAATCGGGAGCGGTCACCCCGGCAGAGAAGAAGGTGAACGGCTCAGCGACGTTGGAGGCACCGGCGCAGGACCTGGCCGCGCTCAGTCTTGACTCCGGCACATCAACACCCTCAGGCGATGCCAAGCTTGCCCCCCTCCAGGTATCCTCGCAAATGGCCGACGACTCGGACACCGACTCTGGCGTCTTCTCGAACCCCGTCGACGCATTCATCCACAGCGGTGCAAACATGTGCTTCGGCATGCTGCTCTTCATGCTCAGTATGGTCCCGCCCGCCTTCTCTCGCCTACTGTACGTTGTCGGCTTCCGGGGCGACCGCGAGCGCGGCGTGCGCATGCTCTGGAAGAGCACCCAGTTCGACAACCTAAACGGCGCCGTGTCCGGTCTGATCCTCCTGGGCTACTACAACGGGCTGCTGGGCCAGGCGGACATCACGCCCGCGGAACGGGACTTTGACGCAGACGCCGAGATGGTCGGGTACCCCGCGCAAAAGTGCGAGGCCCTCCTCGCCTCCATGCGGACGCGGTACCCCGACTCCCGCCTCTGGCGCGTGGAGGAAGCCCGCGTCCTGGCGCAGCAGCGCAACCTCGCCGACGCCATCAAACTTCTCACGACAGGCCAGGAGTCCAAGATGCGTCAGGTCACGGCCCTTAACGCCTTTGAGCTCGCTCTGGCGGCCATGTCACATCAGGACTGGGAGCTCATGCAGAAGACGTTCCTCCGCTGCCTCGAGCTCAACGACTGGAGCCACACGCTGTACTACTACATGGCCGGGTGCGCCGAGCTGGAACTGTACCGCGACGCCTTCCACGCCGAGAAgaaggacgaggacgagatGCGCCGCCGcaagaagaaggccgagGAGCTGTTCCGCAAGGCGCCGACGACGGCAGGACGGAAGAAGTTTATGGCGCGCCAGCTGCCTTTTGATACCTTCATCACGCGCAAGATTCAAAAGTGGGAGGAGCGCGCAAAGGAGTTCAAGGTCGATCTGGCGGATGCCGTCTGCGTCAGCCCCGCGCAGGAAATGGTCAGCTTGTGGAATGGTACAAAGAGGATGAACGACGAGGAGCTGCATATGTCAATCAAGAGCCTGGGATGGGAGCGGTGTACTCTGCCGGCCGAGGCCCTGGAGAAGGTCAAGAAGACGCCCGACGAGGCTTCCATCCGGTCGATTTGCCTTGCGGCTATCTACAGGACCCTGGGACGCTTCGAGGACGCGAGGACAATTCTGCAGACGGAAGTACTCAACGCAGACAG AGCGGCATTCAAGGGCCCGACAAAGGACGAGTATCCCCTGCCGACAGCCCACTACGAGATGGCCGCCGTGGCCTGGTTCGAGTGCTGCCAACCCGAGAAGCGTCAGGCCGCGGCGGACGAGCCCACAGACGCCGAGGGTCAGGTCAAGGCGGTGGCTGACTACCGCAAGAAGAAGATGAACGAGTGCCAGGAGTGGCTCGACAAGGTCGTCGCGTGGGAGGCGTTTGTGTTTGATGCCAGGTTGGGCATGCGTGTGCAGGCGGCGCTGGAGACGCTCAAGTGGttcaagaagaagaacaacTGGGCATAG
- a CDS encoding sterol desaturase family protein — MRRYVMAANTLASFPSIGLTYPALTSLTPDHSQTRLISQQQLTSSVTLNAMDILLSLPIVSYFLAPSITSWTTSLNLLFFYMTWTTLILSHGPLKIQLLGAVAIRLILWLIPSLAFLLFDTLLPSLSESIKTAGAAALPPTHGPTLLKTLALALFNLALSAALEGATSLAYASYFHEPLFRASSALPLPFQLLKHVAFLIVAREVLTYYIHTRILHSHGRRLTSTRVGKLHASYAHARAAPPFSLMLFADHPIPFLLHRIVPIFVPAVVLRPHLLTYFLFVGFCTIEETMAMSGYSVVPGIVMGGITRRTAIHYAGQGDGNFGAWGVLDWAHGTSEGQDVIDDMKAEAEKHRIKERSERAANNGVGFVQGGIQELKKGRGRKGKKSN, encoded by the exons ATGCGGCGCTACGTCATGGCTGCCAAC ACGTTGGCTTCGTTCCCCTCGATCGGACTCACTTACCCGGCTCTCACTTCACTTACACCTGACCACAGCCAAACTCGTCTCATCTCACAACAACAGCTCACCTCATCCGTCACACTCAACGCCATGGACATCCTGCTCTCCCTCCCGATAGTCTCCTACTTCCTCGCCCCCTCCATAACCTCCTGGACGACCTCTCTCaacctcctcttcttctacaTGACCTGGACAACCCTCATCCTCTCCCACGGTCCCCTCAAGATCCAGCTTCTCGGCGCCGTAGCCATCCGCCTCATCCTCTGGCTCATCCCCTCCCTCGCCTTCCTCCTTTTCGACACCCTCCTCCCCTCCCTCTCCGAGTCAATAAAGACAGCCGGCGCCGCAGCCCTCCCGCCAACCCATGGCCCAACCCTCCTCAAgaccctcgccctcgccctctTCAACCTTGCCCTATCCGCCGCTCTCGAGGGGGCCACAAGCCTGGCGTACGCATCCTACTTCCACGAGCCCCTCTTCCGCGCATCCTCGGCCCTGCCGCTGCCGTTCCAGCTCCTGAAGCACGTCGCCTTCCTCATCGTCGCGCGCGAGGTTCTGACATACTACATCCACACGCGCATCTTACATTCCCACGGCAGACGCCTCACTTCTACGCGTGTAGGCAAGCTTCATGCTTCGTACGCCCATGCTCGCGCCGCGCCGCCGTTCTCGCTGATGCTCTTCGCCGACCACCCAATCCCGTTCCTGCTCCATCGCATCGTTCCGATCTTCGTACCGGCCGTGGTTCTTCGTCCCCATCTGTTGACTTACTTTCTGTTCGTTGGGTTCTGTACCATCGAGGAGACCATGGCTATGTCTGGGTACAGCGTCGTTCCGGGTATCGTCATGGGCGGAATCACGCGTCGGACAGCGATTCACTATGCGGGGCAAGGGGACGGAAACTTTGGTGCTTGGGGCGTGTTGGACTGGGCTCATGGCACGAGCGAGGGGCAGGACGTGATTGATGATATGAAAGCCGAGGCAGAGAAGCACCGAATCAAAGAGCGGAGTGAGAGGGCGGCCAACAATGGTGTTGGATTCGTGCAAGGTGGCATCCAGGAGTTGAAGAAGGGCCGCGGACGCAAGGGTAAGAAGAGCAACTAA